Proteins encoded in a region of the Benincasa hispida cultivar B227 chromosome 2, ASM972705v1, whole genome shotgun sequence genome:
- the LOC120071552 gene encoding probable glutathione S-transferase has protein sequence MAEVKIIGSASSLFCIRVEWALKLKGIEYEYIPEDLRNKSELLLKSNPVLKKIPVLLHNGNAISESLLIIEYIDETWKENPILPEDPYDRANARFWAKFLDEKGLLGAWEACQAEGEEKEKAVEAAVQNLALINKEIQGKKFFGGEQIGYLDLAAGWICHWLNVLDEVGEMNVFDKERVPSLHEWAQNFIHIPVIKESLPPREILVNYFKGSLSYVRSLAAKK, from the exons ATGGCAGAGGTAAAGATTATAGGGTCAGCTTCAAGCCTCTTCTGCATAAGGGTTGAATGGGCCTTGAAGCTTAAAGGAATCGAGTATGAGTACATACCTGAAGACTTGAGAAACAAAAGTGAGCTGCTTCTCAAGTCCAATCCTGTGCTCAAGAAAATACCTGTGCTTTTGCACAATGGCAATGCCATCTCCGAGTCGCTTCTCATTATCGAATACATCGATGAGACCTGGAAGGAGAACCCGATATTGCCTGAAGATCCGTATGACAGAGCCAATGCTCGCTTCTGGGCTAAGTTTTTAGATGAGAAG GGCTTGTTGGGTGCCTGGGAAGCTTGCCAGGCTGAAggagaagagaaggagaaggcTGTAGAGGCTGCAGTACAAAATTTGGCACTGATTAATAAAGAAATACAAGGAAAGAAATTCTTTGGTGGGGAGCAAATCGGTTACCTAGATTTAGCTGCAGGTTGGATTTGCCACTGGCTCAATGTTCTGGATGAAGTGGGAGAAATGAATGTGTTTGACAAAGAGAGGGTCCCATCCCTTCATGAATGGGCTCAAAACTTCATCCACATTCCAGTTATCAAAGAATCCCTTCCACCCAGAGAAATTCTTGTCAACTACTTCAAGGGGAGTCTGAGCTACGTCCGGTCCTTAGCTGCAAAAAAGTAA
- the LOC120071551 gene encoding uncharacterized protein LOC120071551 isoform X2 produces MSSLTVAASSLSSSPLTQFASSSSNNFLNPQKLFLKIPSNANAQFAISFKSSNRPSICRLPRLKTCAALDEKDPNGATPVLVEEEGSDNIVNEEVEKSVKVLKNAAKTRKVAAEEVLSALSVLEKAKLDPSKFFNTLGGTSSPGRTWMLIFTAEKKLKKGRYFPVTAIQRFDAAGKRIENGVFLGPIGSLTFEEFSVGGWCQ; encoded by the exons ATGAGCTCACTCACAGTAGCGGCTTCCTCTTTGAGCTCCTCGCCCTTAACCCAGTTCGCTTCGAGTTCATCCAACAACTTTCTCAATCCCCAAAAACTCTTCCTCAAAATCCCTTCTAATGCCAACGCGCAATTTGCAATTTCATTCAAATCTTCAAATCGGCCTTCAATTTGCAGGTTGCCGAGATTGAAAACATGCGCAGCTTTAGACGAAAAGGACCCAAATGGAGCAACCCCAGTTCTGGTAGAGGAAGAGGGTTCCGACAAT ATTGTGAATGAGGAAGTGGAAAAGAGTGTCAAAGTGCTAAAAAATGCGGCAAAGACAAGAAAGGTAGCAGCAGAAGAAGTTTTGTCTGCACTTTCTGTACTCGAGAAGGCCAAACTTGACCCTTCAAAGTTCTTTAATACACTTGGTGGAACAAGCTCTCCTGGTAGAACCTGGATGCTTATTTTTACTGCTGAG aaaaaattgaaaaaggggCGGTACTTCCCTGTTACAGCCATCCAGAGGTTTGATGCTGCT GGAAAAAGAATAGAGAATGGAGTGTTCCTGGGACCTATTGGAAGCTTAACATTTGAAG aATTTAGTGTTGGAGGCTGGTGCCAATGA
- the LOC120071551 gene encoding uncharacterized protein LOC120071551 isoform X1 produces MSSLTVAASSLSSSPLTQFASSSSNNFLNPQKLFLKIPSNANAQFAISFKSSNRPSICRLPRLKTCAALDEKDPNGATPVLVEEEGSDNIVNEEVEKSVKVLKNAAKTRKVAAEEVLSALSVLEKAKLDPSKFFNTLGGTSSPGRTWMLIFTAEKKLKKGRYFPVTAIQRFDAAGKRIENGVFLGPIGSLTFEGRISWKTRILAFIFERIRIKIGPLNPLEISLGQKEEREPSNKDPFFIWFYVDEEIAVARGRSGGTAFWCRCRRVNT; encoded by the exons ATGAGCTCACTCACAGTAGCGGCTTCCTCTTTGAGCTCCTCGCCCTTAACCCAGTTCGCTTCGAGTTCATCCAACAACTTTCTCAATCCCCAAAAACTCTTCCTCAAAATCCCTTCTAATGCCAACGCGCAATTTGCAATTTCATTCAAATCTTCAAATCGGCCTTCAATTTGCAGGTTGCCGAGATTGAAAACATGCGCAGCTTTAGACGAAAAGGACCCAAATGGAGCAACCCCAGTTCTGGTAGAGGAAGAGGGTTCCGACAAT ATTGTGAATGAGGAAGTGGAAAAGAGTGTCAAAGTGCTAAAAAATGCGGCAAAGACAAGAAAGGTAGCAGCAGAAGAAGTTTTGTCTGCACTTTCTGTACTCGAGAAGGCCAAACTTGACCCTTCAAAGTTCTTTAATACACTTGGTGGAACAAGCTCTCCTGGTAGAACCTGGATGCTTATTTTTACTGCTGAG aaaaaattgaaaaaggggCGGTACTTCCCTGTTACAGCCATCCAGAGGTTTGATGCTGCT GGAAAAAGAATAGAGAATGGAGTGTTCCTGGGACCTATTGGAAGCTTAACATTTGAAGGTAGAATTTCATGGAAGACGAGAATACTAGCTTTCATTTTCGAGCGAATTCGAATAAAAATTGGACCTTTAAACCCTTTAGAGATTAGTCTTggtcaaaaagaagaaagggaGCCAAGCAACAAGGATCCTTTCTTTATCTGGTTTTATGTTGATGAGGAAATAGCTGTTGCTCGTGGTAGAAGTGGGGGAACTGCATTCTGGTGCCGGTGTCGCCGTGTCAATACTTAG